One genomic window of Evansella cellulosilytica DSM 2522 includes the following:
- a CDS encoding F0F1 ATP synthase subunit epsilon produces the protein MQANVVTPDGSVYNGQVEMVSAKTTEGELGILPGHLPLVTPLDVGAVRLKHDSKIQLIAVSGGFMEVRPDEVNVLAESAELPSDIDVARARAAKERAERRLEQAKKDNIDFKRAEMALKRAINRLDVANK, from the coding sequence ATGCAAGCAAATGTCGTCACTCCTGATGGCAGCGTATATAACGGACAAGTAGAAATGGTCAGTGCGAAAACAACCGAAGGTGAACTCGGTATATTACCTGGCCACTTACCTCTAGTGACACCGCTCGATGTAGGAGCTGTCCGATTAAAGCACGATTCTAAAATTCAGCTTATTGCTGTCAGCGGCGGTTTTATGGAAGTTCGCCCTGACGAAGTTAATGTTTTAGCTGAATCAGCGGAATTACCGTCAGATATTGATGTAGCAAGAGCGCGTGCCGCTAAAGAACGCGCGGAACGTCGCCTCGAACAAGCAAAAAAAGATAACATCGACTTCAAGCGTGCTGAAATGGCACTCAAACGTGCCATCAACCGTCTAGACGTCGCAAATAAATAA